The Streptomyces sp. NBC_01268 genome segment CTGTATGGCGTGGCTCATGCGTTCGCCCCCGAGTACTCCTTGCGGCGCGCGATGATCATGCGGGCGGCGCCGTTGACCAGCAGGGTGATGACGAAGAGGACGAGACCCGAGGCGATCAGGGCGTCCCGGCCGAACTCGTTGGCCTCGTTGAACTTCGCGGCGATGTTCTGCGCGAAGGTGCCGCCGCCCGGGTCGAGCAGGTGGCCCGAGAGGACGAAGCTGGGGGAGAGGACGACGGCCACGGCCATCGTCTCGCCGAGGGCGCGGCCGAGGCCGAGCATCGAGGCGGAGATGATGCCGGAGCGGCCGAAGGGCAGCACCGACATGCGGATGACCTCCCAGCGCGTGGCGCCGAGGGCGAGCGCGGCCTCCTCGTGCATCCGCGGGACCTGGAGGAAGACCTCGCGGGTCACGTTGGTGATGATCGGGAGGATCATGATCGCCAGCAGGATGCCGACGGTGAACATGTTGCGGGCGACGCCGTCGCTGGACTTGTCGAAGATGTAGGTCCAGCCCAGGTACTGGTCGAGCCACTGGTTCAGGCCGTCCAGGTACGGGACGAGGAAGATCGCGCCCCAGAGGCCGTAGATGATGCTGGGGACGGCGGCGAGCAGGTCGACCACGTACGCGAGCGGCTTGGCCAGCTTGCGCGGGGCGTAGTGCGAGATGAAGAGCGCGATGCCGATCGCGACCGGCACGGCGATCGCCATGGCGATCACCGAGGACACGACCGTGCCGAAGGCGAGGACCGCGATGCCGAAGACCGGCGGGTTCGCGGAGGGGTTCCACTCGAAGGTCGTGAAGAAGTTGGTGCTGTCCTGCGAGATCGCGAGGACGGCGCGGTACGTGAGGAAGACCGCGATCGCGGCCATGATCACGAGGAGGGTGATGCCGGAGCCGCGGGACAGACCGCTGAAGACGCGGTCCCCGGCGCGGCCCACGCTCTTGGCGCGGCGGCTGCTCCGTATGTCAGGTGTGTCGGGTGATGTGGTGGCCATCTGCTTCTCCGGTCTGCGGGGCCGGTACGGGGGGCGTACGGGCTCCTGGCGGCGGTGCACCGGATGCCGGGGCCGGCCCCTCCACGGGAGGTGAGGGGCCGGACCCGGCCGGGGGTCAGGACAGGGTGGGGACGATCTCGCGGACCTTGGCCGCGATCTCGGCCGGGAGCGGGGCGTAGCCGGCGTCGGAGAGGACCTTCTGGCCCTCCTCGCTGGCGGTGTAGTTCAGGAACGCCTTCAGGGTCGGCAGGGTCTCCGCCTTGTTGCCCTTGTCGCAGGCGATCTCGTACGTGACCAGGGTGAGCGGGTAGGCGCCCTCGGCCTTGGTCGTGTAGTCGAGGGAGAGGGCCAGGTCGCTGCCGGTGCCCTTGACCTTGGCGGCGGCGATGGCCTTGGAGGCGTTCTCCGTGGTGGCCGCGACCGGGGCCGCGGCGCCGGTGTTGATGCTGACCGTGGAGATCTTGTTGGCGGTGGCGTAGGAGAGCTCGAAGTAGCCGATGGAGCCCTCGGCGTCCTTGACCGCGGTGGCGACACCGGAGGAGCCGTTGGCGGCCTGGCCGCCCGGGGCGGGCCACGACTTCGTCTTCGGGTCGTACTTCCAGTCGGCCTTCGCGGTGGCCGAGAGGTACTTGCCCAGGTTCTGGGTGGTGCCCGACTCGTCCGAGCGGTGGAAGGCCTGGATGGTGGAGTCCGGCAGCTTGGCGCTCGGGTTCAGCTTGGCGATCGCCGGGTCGTTCCACTTGGTGATCTTCGTGTCGAAGATCTTGGCCAGGGTGGGGGCGTCCAGGACGAGGTTGTCCACGCCGTCCAGCTTGTAGCCGATGGCGATGGGGCCGCCGACCATCGGCAGGTTGATGCCCTTGCCGCCCTTGCAGATCTTCTGCGACTCGGCGACCTCTTCGTCCTTGAGGGCGGAGTCGGAACCGGCGAAGGTGACCTGGCCCTGGTTGAACTTGGTGATGCCACCACCCGAGCCGATGGCCTGGTAGTTGACCTCGACGCCCGAGCAGGCGGCCTGGAAGTTCTTGACCCACAGGTCCATCGCGTTCTTCTGCGCGCTGGAGCCGGCGGCCAGGAGCTGGCCCTTCGCGCCGTCGCACTTGACGTTCGACGCGGCGGCGGAGGTCTTGCCACCATCCTTGGTGGGCTCGTTGTTGTTGTCCGAACCACACGCCGAGAGAACGAGCGCGCCGGAGACGACGAGGGCACCGATCGCGGAGGCGCGAAGCCCGTTTCGCGAAAGCTTCACTTTCGGGTGTTCCTTCCAGAAGCCGCCTGCCGTGGACCTTGCTGTCCTGGACGTTGTACGGCGGCGCGTGTCGGGGTGGTGGGTGCGGCACTGTGCTGTGCACCTTGTACGGCCGAAATTAGGCAGAACAGGTGAAGCGGTCGACGGGGGAGGGTGAACGGGAAGTGAACCGTGCCGGAAGGTGAGGTGCGGACCGTTACCTGGTCGTTGTCGCCAGGAGCGCGTCGAGGAGTTCGCGGTCGCGGGGCTGGGTGAGCCGGGCCCGGGCGGCGGCGGGGGCGAGCCAGGCGAGGGCGTCGACCTCCCGGGAGGCCGCGAAGGCGCCGTCGAGGGCGCGCGCGGCCCAGTAGCTGACCTCTTTCGGCTCCCCGTTCACCGGGTAGCGGAGGGTGGGGAGGCGGGCGCCCAGCTCGCAGGCGTGGCCCGTCTCCTCCCGTACCTCGCGCAGGGCGCAGGCGGAGAGCGTCTCGCCGTGCTTCAGCTTGCCCTTCGGATGGGACCAGTCGCCGTATTTCGGTCGGTGGACCACGGCGATCTCGACCCCGCGCCCCGATGCCGCCGGGCGCCAGAGGACGCAGCCCGCGGCGAGGATCACGGGACGCCCGCCGTGGTGCGGGACCAGGCGCGCTGGAAGGCGAAGCGGGAGGCTTCGACGTCGTGGCGCTGGTCGGCGTGGAGGACGCCCAGGGCGTAGGCGGTGGCCGGGGCGATGCGGGGGGTGCGGGCGGCGGTGGCGGCGGCCGCGGCGGCTTCGGCGGCGTCGCGGTGGCGGTCGAGGGCGCGGCCGGCTTCGTAGAGGTCCGGGTCGGGTTCGGCGCCGGCGTTCAGGACCTCGCCGGCGTAGCGGTGCAGGCGGAGCAGGGCGCGGGTGTGGTGCCAGGGCGCGTCCTGGTTCTCGCCGGCGGCCAGGGCGAGGGCCTCGGCGTTGTACGGGTGGGCCGCGCGGGTCAGCGGGAGGGCGGCGACCGCGTCGAGGAGGCGGTGTTCGACGCCCACGGCGGGGGCGTCGAGGACCTCCAGGGCGGGGGCGGCGCCGGCCGGGCCGAGGGGGACCTCGGAGGCGAGCAGGGCGACGCAGTCCGCGACGGCGTGGAAGCGGGAGGAGCCGAGTGCCTGCAGGGCGGCGGAGTGGGCGCGGGTGCGGGCGAGGGTGAGCTGGCGTTCGAGGAGGGCGCCGGCGCGGGCGGCGCCGACGGTGAGGCCGGGGCCGGTGCTCTCCGTGCGGCGCGCCGCGGGGACCGTCAGGCCGGCGCCGCCGCTCGACAGGCGGGACAGGGCGTCCACCAGCCGGACCAGGCGGGAGGTGCAGGCGTGCTCCAGGGCCAGGGTGCCGGAGAGCCAGGCGAGCTCGGTGCGGAGCTGGTCGGCCCAGGCGGTGTCCAGGAGCGGCCGGAAGGTGTGCAGGGTCCCGCTGATGCGGCGGGCGGCGGCCCGTAGCGTCCGGGTGGCCTCCTCGGCGCCCGAGGTGTCGGCGCCGCTGTCGCCGTGCAGCCGCAGGCCGCGGAGGAAGTCCGCGGCCCGCGCGTGCAGATAGGGGGCGAGCACCTCGCCGGCCGAGACCTCGGAGGTGATGTCAGGGTTGTGCACGCCGGCGCCTCCGCGCGTCGATGAGCATCTCCTGGACGTGCCGCAGCGGCTGGCCTTCGGGATCGGTCGCGTGCCGCGTCCAGTTCCCGTCCGGGCCGAGGTGCCAGGAGGAGGTGGTGTCGGACATCCCGGTCTCCATGAGCCGGGTCAGTGCGGCCCGGTGGGCGGGGTCGGAGACCCGTACGAGGGCCTCGATCCGCCGGTCCAGGTTGCGGTGCATCATGTCGGCGCTGCCGAGCCAGACCTCGGGTTCGCCGCCGTTGGCGAAGGCGAAGACCCGGGAGTGCTCCAGGAAGCGCCCGAGGATCGAGCGGACCCGGATGTTGTCGGAGAGGCCTTCGACGCCGGGGCGCACGGCGCAGATGCCGCGGACCCAGATGTCGACGGGGACGCCGGCCTGGGAGGCCCGGTAGCAGGCGTCGATGACGGCCTCGTCGACGAGCGAGTTGACCTTGATCTTGACGTAGGCGGGCCGCCCGGCGCGGTGGTGGGCGACCTCCTTGTTGATCCGGGAGACCAGGCCGTCGCGGAGCGACTTGGGGGCGGTGAGCAGGCGCCGGTAGGTCTCGCGGCGGGAGTAGCCGGAGAGCCGGTTGAACAGGTCGGACAGGTCGGCACCGACCTGCGGGTCCGCGGTGAGCAGGCCGAGGTCCTCGTAGAGCCGGGCGGTCTTGGGGTGGTAGTTGCCGGTGCCGACGTGCGAGTAGCGGCGCAGCACCTCGCCCTCCTGGCGCACCACCAGGGACAGCTTGCAGTGGGTCTTCAGGCCGACCAGGCCGTAGACGACGTGGCAGCCGGACTCCTCCAGCTTGCGGGCCCACTTGATGTTGGCCTGCTCGTCGAAGCGGGCCTTGATCTCGACGAGGACGAGGACCTGCTTGCCGGCCTCGGCGGCGTCGATGAGGGCGTCGACTATCGGGGAGTCGCCGGAGGTGCGGTACAGCGTCTGCTTGATCGCGAGGACGTCCGGGTCGGCCGCCGCCTGCTCCAGGAAGGCCTGGACGGAGGTGGAGAAGGAGTCGTACGGGTGGTGCAGGAGCACGTCCCGTTCGCGGACCGCGGCGAAGATGTCGGGCGCGGAGGCGGACTCGACCTCGGCGAGGTCACGGTGGGTGCCGGCGACGAACTTGGGGTACTTCAGCTCGGGCCGGTCGAGGGAGGCGATGCCGAAGAGGCCGGTGAGGTCGAGCGGGCCGGGCAGCGGGTAGACCTCGG includes the following:
- the pstC gene encoding phosphate ABC transporter permease subunit PstC — protein: MATTSPDTPDIRSSRRAKSVGRAGDRVFSGLSRGSGITLLVIMAAIAVFLTYRAVLAISQDSTNFFTTFEWNPSANPPVFGIAVLAFGTVVSSVIAMAIAVPVAIGIALFISHYAPRKLAKPLAYVVDLLAAVPSIIYGLWGAIFLVPYLDGLNQWLDQYLGWTYIFDKSSDGVARNMFTVGILLAIMILPIITNVTREVFLQVPRMHEEAALALGATRWEVIRMSVLPFGRSGIISASMLGLGRALGETMAVAVVLSPSFVLSGHLLDPGGGTFAQNIAAKFNEANEFGRDALIASGLVLFVITLLVNGAARMIIARRKEYSGANA
- a CDS encoding NUDIX hydrolase encodes the protein MILAAGCVLWRPAASGRGVEIAVVHRPKYGDWSHPKGKLKHGETLSACALREVREETGHACELGARLPTLRYPVNGEPKEVSYWAARALDGAFAASREVDALAWLAPAAARARLTQPRDRELLDALLATTTR
- a CDS encoding CHAD domain-containing protein, with translation MHNPDITSEVSAGEVLAPYLHARAADFLRGLRLHGDSGADTSGAEEATRTLRAAARRISGTLHTFRPLLDTAWADQLRTELAWLSGTLALEHACTSRLVRLVDALSRLSSGGAGLTVPAARRTESTGPGLTVGAARAGALLERQLTLARTRAHSAALQALGSSRFHAVADCVALLASEVPLGPAGAAPALEVLDAPAVGVEHRLLDAVAALPLTRAAHPYNAEALALAAGENQDAPWHHTRALLRLHRYAGEVLNAGAEPDPDLYEAGRALDRHRDAAEAAAAAATAARTPRIAPATAYALGVLHADQRHDVEASRFAFQRAWSRTTAGVP
- the pstS gene encoding phosphate ABC transporter substrate-binding protein PstS — encoded protein: MKLSRNGLRASAIGALVVSGALVLSACGSDNNNEPTKDGGKTSAAASNVKCDGAKGQLLAAGSSAQKNAMDLWVKNFQAACSGVEVNYQAIGSGGGITKFNQGQVTFAGSDSALKDEEVAESQKICKGGKGINLPMVGGPIAIGYKLDGVDNLVLDAPTLAKIFDTKITKWNDPAIAKLNPSAKLPDSTIQAFHRSDESGTTQNLGKYLSATAKADWKYDPKTKSWPAPGGQAANGSSGVATAVKDAEGSIGYFELSYATANKISTVSINTGAAAPVAATTENASKAIAAAKVKGTGSDLALSLDYTTKAEGAYPLTLVTYEIACDKGNKAETLPTLKAFLNYTASEEGQKVLSDAGYAPLPAEIAAKVREIVPTLS
- a CDS encoding RNA degradosome polyphosphate kinase, which gives rise to MSQQPAEVPVQPSAKASSKASAKSPQPSLGSIAAHRPHAVNGAATSDLEPDLDADLDTYEDDDSAGELPQGRFLDRERSWLAFNERVLELAEDPHTPLLERANFLAIFASNLDEFFMVRVAGLKRRIATGVATRSASGLQPREVLDLIWTRSRELMARHAACYQQDVAPALADEGIHLIRWPELTEKEQARLFTLFRQQIFPVLTPLAVDPAHPFPYISGLSLNLAVVVRNPVSGHRHFARVKVPPLLSRFLEASPERYVPLEDVIAAHLEELFPGMEVLAHHMFRVTRNEDLEVEEDDAENLLQALEKELMRRRFGPPVRLEVEESIDPYVLDLLVRELKISDAEVYPLPGPLDLTGLFGIASLDRPELKYPKFVAGTHRDLAEVESASAPDIFAAVRERDVLLHHPYDSFSTSVQAFLEQAAADPDVLAIKQTLYRTSGDSPIVDALIDAAEAGKQVLVLVEIKARFDEQANIKWARKLEESGCHVVYGLVGLKTHCKLSLVVRQEGEVLRRYSHVGTGNYHPKTARLYEDLGLLTADPQVGADLSDLFNRLSGYSRRETYRRLLTAPKSLRDGLVSRINKEVAHHRAGRPAYVKIKVNSLVDEAVIDACYRASQAGVPVDIWVRGICAVRPGVEGLSDNIRVRSILGRFLEHSRVFAFANGGEPEVWLGSADMMHRNLDRRIEALVRVSDPAHRAALTRLMETGMSDTTSSWHLGPDGNWTRHATDPEGQPLRHVQEMLIDARRRRRAQP